Proteins encoded in a region of the Chryseobacterium piperi genome:
- a CDS encoding DegT/DnrJ/EryC1/StrS family aminotransferase, which yields MKKIQMVDLQSQYYKIKNDVDNAVLNVMDSAAFINGPEVKSFQNELESYLDVKHVIPCANGTDALQIALMALDLKEGDEVITADFTFAATVEVIHLLKLKPVLVDVDYDTFTISTEQIKKAITPRTKAIIPVHLFGQCANMEEILKIAEENNLYVIEDNAQAIGADYTFSDGTVKQAGTMSTVGTTSFFPSKNLGCYGDGGAIFTNNDELAHRLRGIVNHGMYERYYHDEVGVNSRLDSIQAAILRKKLPNLDSYNEARRKAADYYDEAFANHPDILTPKRAENSSHVFHQYTLRILNGKRNDLQKYLTEQEIPAMIYYPVALRKQKAYFQDSNDADFVNTDKLLDQVISLPMHTELDEEQLKYITEAVLEFMG from the coding sequence ATGAAAAAAATTCAGATGGTTGACTTGCAAAGTCAGTATTACAAAATAAAGAATGATGTAGATAATGCAGTGTTAAATGTAATGGATTCAGCGGCCTTTATCAACGGCCCTGAGGTAAAGTCCTTCCAGAATGAATTGGAATCTTATTTAGATGTGAAGCATGTGATTCCTTGTGCAAACGGGACAGATGCTTTGCAGATTGCTTTGATGGCTTTAGATCTTAAAGAAGGAGATGAGGTAATCACTGCTGATTTTACTTTTGCAGCTACTGTAGAAGTTATTCATTTATTGAAACTTAAACCTGTTTTAGTAGATGTAGATTACGATACATTCACGATTTCAACAGAGCAAATAAAAAAGGCGATTACTCCGAGAACGAAAGCTATTATTCCTGTGCATCTTTTCGGGCAATGTGCCAATATGGAAGAGATACTAAAAATTGCAGAAGAAAATAACCTTTATGTGATTGAGGATAACGCACAGGCAATAGGTGCAGACTATACTTTCTCTGACGGAACAGTAAAGCAGGCAGGAACGATGTCTACGGTTGGAACAACTTCATTTTTCCCATCTAAAAATTTAGGTTGTTATGGAGATGGTGGAGCTATTTTCACCAATAATGACGAATTGGCTCACCGTTTAAGAGGGATTGTAAATCATGGGATGTATGAAAGATATTATCATGATGAGGTTGGTGTAAACTCCCGCTTAGATAGTATTCAGGCTGCTATTTTAAGAAAAAAATTGCCTAATCTGGATTCTTATAATGAAGCCAGAAGAAAGGCTGCAGATTATTATGATGAGGCTTTTGCCAACCATCCTGATATTTTAACACCGAAGAGAGCGGAAAATTCTAGTCATGTATTTCATCAATACACATTAAGAATCTTAAACGGAAAACGTAATGATCTACAGAAATATCTTACTGAACAGGAAATACCGGCTATGATTTACTATCCGGTAGCATTAAGAAAGCAAAAAGCATATTTTCAGGATAGCAACGATGCAGATTTTGTTAATACAGATAAGCTTTTGGATCAGGTGATTTCTTTACCGATGCATACAGAGCTGGATGAAGAGCAACTGAAGTATATTACGGAAGCGGTGCTTGAGTTTATGGGATAG
- a CDS encoding phosphoenolpyruvate carboxylase translates to MIHDQRAEKFRQIVENKFQIYNSLFMSLPYDKMTNIGMLLPFLYEESKNGYEAGKTPEEIVEEFFRSHTDLKTEEQKLELLFKIIQYIERQVVLFDSIEDAAFPNLHSESDNGTVTNLFERSQQDHKLEKVREKLKDFTVKVVFTAHPTQFYPSSVQRIIQDLRSAITTDSVTNIDMLLQQLGKTPFVNKEKPTPIDEALSIISYLRYVYYDTIGELFTKIRTTFGNGHFHLHEDIIQLGFWPGGDRDGNPFVTADVTQRVAEELRSAILKSYYSHLKYVRRRLSFRGVSEVLQELNDELYAAIFNNQKLTTEDILKRVEEAERILITHHNSLFLDLIVNFKDRVKIFGTHFATLDVRQDSRIHQQVIDEVFAKINGDADASQNDKFNQLIQVSTPVNPEDFEGIVKDTLLTVAQVKEIQEQNGLRGMSRYIISNSDAVKDVMNVYAFFKICGYKDEDINMDIVPLFETMEGLHNAESVMNELYQNPVYKKHLEKRGQQQTIMLGFSDGTKDGGYLKANWEIYKAKEVLTKLSEQNGIKVVFFDGRGGPPARGGGKTHDFYASQGKTIANNKIELTIQGQTITSIFGNKEQAKYNFEQLLTAGVENDVFKNAKKELTEKERKLITELAEISYKKYSDLKAHPMFVPYLQEMSTLEYYGKTNIGSRPSKRGNGDELRFEDLRAIPFVGSWSQLKQNVPGFFGFGFAMEEMKKQGRFEEVRELYKGSDFFKTLVLNSMMSMNKSYFPLTYYIKNNTKFGEFWNVLFEEYNLSKDIMLELTGFSMLQEEDPLSRKSVKIREKIVLPLLSIQQYALMKIQKGEGDKEAYEKLVTRSLFGNINASRNSA, encoded by the coding sequence ATGATACACGACCAACGCGCAGAAAAATTCAGGCAGATTGTAGAAAATAAATTTCAGATCTACAATTCATTATTTATGAGTCTGCCTTATGATAAAATGACTAATATCGGGATGCTTCTCCCGTTTTTATATGAGGAAAGTAAAAATGGCTATGAAGCTGGAAAAACTCCTGAAGAAATTGTAGAAGAGTTTTTCAGAAGTCATACCGACCTCAAAACTGAAGAGCAGAAACTGGAGTTGCTTTTTAAAATTATTCAGTATATAGAAAGACAGGTGGTTTTGTTTGACAGTATAGAAGATGCTGCATTCCCTAACCTGCATTCAGAAAGTGATAATGGAACGGTAACGAATCTTTTTGAACGTTCCCAACAAGATCATAAGCTTGAAAAGGTACGTGAGAAATTAAAAGACTTTACTGTAAAAGTTGTTTTTACTGCACACCCGACCCAGTTTTATCCGAGCTCTGTACAAAGGATTATCCAAGATCTAAGATCTGCTATTACTACGGATTCTGTGACCAATATTGATATGCTGCTTCAGCAGTTGGGAAAAACTCCTTTTGTAAATAAAGAAAAGCCGACTCCGATTGATGAGGCTCTGAGTATCATCTCTTATTTGAGATATGTATATTATGATACCATTGGGGAGTTGTTTACGAAAATCAGAACGACTTTTGGAAACGGGCATTTTCACCTTCATGAAGATATTATTCAACTTGGATTCTGGCCGGGAGGAGATCGTGATGGAAATCCTTTTGTGACAGCAGATGTTACTCAAAGAGTTGCGGAAGAGCTCCGTTCAGCTATTTTAAAATCATATTACAGTCATCTGAAATATGTAAGGAGAAGATTGAGCTTCCGTGGCGTTTCAGAAGTATTGCAGGAGTTGAATGATGAATTATATGCAGCCATTTTTAATAATCAGAAACTGACCACTGAAGATATTCTCAAAAGAGTAGAGGAAGCTGAGCGTATTCTTATTACCCATCATAATTCTTTGTTTTTAGACCTGATTGTCAATTTCAAAGACCGGGTTAAAATTTTCGGGACTCACTTCGCTACCCTGGATGTTCGTCAGGACAGTAGAATTCATCAGCAGGTAATTGATGAGGTTTTTGCAAAAATAAATGGTGATGCGGATGCCAGCCAAAATGACAAATTTAATCAATTGATTCAGGTATCAACTCCGGTAAATCCTGAGGATTTTGAAGGGATCGTAAAAGATACTTTACTGACTGTCGCTCAGGTTAAAGAAATTCAGGAGCAGAACGGATTAAGAGGAATGAGTCGATATATTATTTCTAATTCTGATGCGGTGAAAGATGTGATGAATGTATATGCATTCTTTAAAATCTGTGGTTACAAAGATGAAGATATCAATATGGATATTGTTCCGTTATTTGAAACTATGGAAGGGCTTCACAATGCAGAAAGCGTAATGAATGAGCTTTATCAGAATCCAGTATATAAAAAGCATCTTGAAAAAAGAGGGCAGCAACAGACGATCATGCTTGGTTTTTCAGATGGAACCAAAGATGGGGGATATCTGAAAGCTAACTGGGAAATTTATAAAGCTAAAGAGGTTTTAACAAAGCTTTCTGAGCAGAATGGAATAAAAGTAGTGTTCTTTGACGGAAGAGGAGGACCACCTGCAAGAGGAGGAGGAAAGACCCATGATTTCTATGCTTCACAAGGAAAAACAATAGCTAATAATAAAATTGAATTAACCATTCAGGGGCAGACGATTACCAGCATTTTCGGAAATAAAGAGCAGGCAAAATATAATTTTGAACAGCTTTTAACTGCCGGTGTTGAAAATGATGTCTTTAAGAATGCTAAAAAAGAGCTCACTGAAAAAGAAAGAAAACTGATTACTGAGTTGGCTGAAATCAGCTATAAAAAATATTCGGATTTGAAGGCTCATCCTATGTTTGTACCTTATTTACAGGAAATGAGTACACTCGAGTATTATGGAAAAACAAATATCGGAAGCAGACCTTCAAAACGAGGAAATGGAGATGAGCTTAGGTTCGAAGACCTGAGAGCTATTCCGTTTGTCGGATCATGGTCACAGCTAAAGCAAAATGTGCCCGGATTCTTTGGATTTGGCTTTGCTATGGAGGAAATGAAAAAGCAGGGAAGGTTTGAAGAAGTAAGAGAATTGTATAAAGGTTCGGACTTCTTTAAAACTTTAGTTTTAAACTCCATGATGAGTATGAATAAATCTTATTTCCCACTGACTTACTATATCAAAAACAATACTAAATTTGGAGAATTCTGGAATGTACTTTTTGAGGAATATAACCTTTCCAAAGATATTATGCTGGAACTGACAGGGTTTTCAATGCTCCAGGAAGAAGATCCGCTTTCCCGAAAATCCGTAAAAATCCGCGAGAAAATTGTATTACCATTATTGAGTATCCAACAATATGCTTTAATGAAAATTCAGAAAGGAGAGGGAGATAAAGAAGCCTATGAAAAATTAGTGACACGTTCTCTGTTTGGAAATATCAATGCGAGTAGAAATTCAGCATAA
- the galE gene encoding UDP-glucose 4-epimerase GalE, with amino-acid sequence MAILVTGGLGYIGSHTVVELLNNNFEVVIVDDLSNSEKFILKNIEEITGKKPVFYPFDLKRKELLTQVFDAHPIDGCINFAASKAVGESQIKPIDYYENNLFSLINVLQEFKTRGISNFIFSSSCTVYGQADTMPIDENTPLKAPESVYGKTKQMGEEILKDFAKAHQGKISLLRYFNPIGAHPSGKLGELPIGIPNNLVPYVMQTAAGIREKLSIWGNDYPTEDGTAIRDYIYVVDLAKAHVAALKRLIENQSEEAVIDIYNLGTGKGSSVLEVVKAFETANNVQVPYQICDRREGDITIAYANADKAEKELNWKSETPLQEALRTVWEWQKYLATRN; translated from the coding sequence ATGGCAATACTCGTAACAGGTGGTCTTGGCTATATTGGTTCTCACACAGTTGTAGAACTTCTCAATAATAACTTTGAAGTTGTTATTGTAGATGACTTATCCAATTCTGAAAAATTTATTTTAAAAAATATAGAAGAAATTACGGGAAAGAAACCTGTATTTTATCCTTTTGATTTAAAAAGAAAAGAACTTCTCACTCAGGTTTTTGATGCTCATCCGATTGATGGGTGTATTAATTTTGCGGCCTCTAAAGCGGTAGGAGAAAGTCAGATCAAACCTATAGACTATTATGAAAACAATTTGTTTTCTCTTATTAACGTACTTCAGGAGTTTAAGACAAGAGGGATCTCTAATTTCATTTTCAGTTCTTCCTGTACTGTATACGGACAGGCAGATACAATGCCTATTGATGAAAATACTCCTTTAAAAGCACCTGAAAGTGTATATGGGAAAACAAAGCAAATGGGGGAAGAAATCCTTAAAGATTTTGCGAAAGCCCATCAGGGGAAAATTTCTTTACTCAGATATTTTAATCCTATTGGTGCCCATCCGTCAGGGAAGTTGGGTGAATTACCCATAGGAATTCCTAACAATCTGGTTCCTTATGTGATGCAGACTGCAGCCGGAATTCGTGAAAAATTAAGTATTTGGGGAAATGATTATCCAACAGAAGATGGAACAGCAATTCGTGATTATATTTATGTGGTAGACTTAGCTAAGGCTCATGTTGCTGCCCTGAAAAGATTGATAGAAAATCAATCGGAAGAGGCAGTCATTGATATTTATAATCTAGGAACAGGAAAAGGGTCCTCTGTATTGGAAGTAGTCAAGGCATTTGAGACAGCCAATAATGTGCAGGTTCCTTATCAGATTTGTGATAGAAGGGAAGGAGACATTACCATAGCATATGCTAATGCAGATAAGGCTGAAAAAGAACTGAACTGGAAATCAGAAACCCCATTACAAGAAGCATTAAGAACGGTATGGGAATGGCAGAAGTATCTTGCCACCAGAAACTAG
- a CDS encoding serine hydrolase, whose amino-acid sequence MKSSTALVKNILLTILILFSYLLSAQKTSDSIDIFLKNKMEELKIPGLQLAVIRNGKTEKISNYGFANIEHQSPIKINTVFYNEQSNSNTIILDFHFVNL is encoded by the coding sequence ATGAAATCATCGACAGCCCTTGTAAAAAATATATTGTTGACAATATTAATATTGTTTTCATATCTGCTGTCAGCTCAAAAGACTTCGGACAGTATTGATATCTTCCTTAAGAATAAAATGGAAGAACTCAAAATACCAGGGCTTCAGCTGGCTGTTATCCGGAACGGAAAAACAGAAAAGATCAGTAACTATGGATTTGCCAATATTGAGCATCAATCTCCTATAAAAATAAATACTGTATTTTATAATGAACAGTCCAATTCAAATACTATCATATTAGACTTTCATTTTGTAAATTTGTAA
- the lpdA gene encoding dihydrolipoyl dehydrogenase, which produces MEIYDIAVIGSGPGGYVAAIRSAQLGYKTVIIEKYDTLGGTCTNVGCIPTKALLDSTHHYSEAHHRFEEHGIKLSEIGIDFGQMYKRKSDVVSKNTSGLDFLMSKNKIIRLQGTAQFLDDQTITVTGKEGSYTIQATHYIIATGSKPSSIPGVAVDKKRIITSTEALSLQEQPKTMTIIGGGVIGVEMASIFSRIGTKVTILEYAEQLISTMDLELGKNLQKILKKEGIDILLKQSVYRAENTGSSARVFFRDQKGNENELETDYVLVAVGRRPFTEGLGLNNTNVQVDDRSFIKVNEKCQTSVSHIYAIGDVIGGAMLAHKAEEEGVLVAETINGQTRHIHYSRIPAVVYTWPEVASVGYTEEYLKNNNIEYRVGKFPFSASARARASMDTEGFSKVLVDPKYGEVLGIHIIGARAADLIAQGVIAQEYEVTAEDMFRISYAHPTYSETLKEAYLIASGQGAVNI; this is translated from the coding sequence ATGGAAATTTACGATATTGCCGTAATAGGCTCAGGACCCGGAGGGTATGTGGCAGCTATAAGAAGCGCACAGTTGGGATACAAAACCGTAATTATAGAAAAATACGATACTTTAGGCGGGACTTGTACCAATGTAGGCTGTATTCCGACTAAAGCACTATTAGATAGTACTCATCATTACTCCGAAGCCCATCATCGATTTGAAGAGCATGGAATTAAGTTGAGTGAAATCGGAATTGATTTTGGACAAATGTATAAACGAAAATCTGATGTAGTATCAAAAAATACATCCGGATTAGACTTTCTGATGAGTAAAAATAAAATAATCCGTTTACAGGGTACAGCTCAATTTCTCGACGATCAGACCATTACAGTCACAGGAAAAGAGGGAAGTTACACAATTCAAGCTACACATTATATTATAGCTACCGGATCAAAACCCTCTTCCATCCCTGGTGTAGCAGTAGATAAAAAAAGAATCATCACATCAACAGAAGCTCTTTCGCTTCAGGAGCAGCCTAAAACAATGACCATCATCGGTGGTGGAGTTATTGGTGTTGAAATGGCCTCTATTTTCAGCCGTATTGGTACAAAAGTAACCATCCTTGAATATGCAGAACAGCTTATTTCTACTATGGATCTTGAGCTGGGAAAGAACCTGCAAAAGATTTTGAAAAAAGAGGGTATTGATATACTCCTGAAACAATCTGTTTATAGAGCCGAAAATACAGGCTCATCTGCCAGGGTATTTTTCCGTGACCAAAAGGGTAATGAAAATGAACTGGAAACAGATTATGTTCTTGTAGCTGTAGGAAGAAGACCTTTTACTGAAGGATTAGGCTTAAATAACACCAATGTTCAGGTAGATGACCGTAGTTTTATCAAAGTGAATGAAAAATGTCAGACTTCAGTATCTCATATTTATGCGATCGGTGATGTGATTGGAGGTGCTATGTTGGCTCATAAAGCAGAAGAGGAGGGAGTTCTGGTTGCGGAAACGATTAACGGACAAACACGCCATATCCATTATAGCCGGATTCCAGCGGTAGTCTATACCTGGCCTGAAGTAGCTTCCGTAGGATACACGGAAGAATATCTGAAAAATAACAATATTGAATACCGGGTAGGTAAATTTCCGTTTTCTGCCAGTGCGCGGGCAAGAGCATCAATGGATACGGAAGGGTTCTCTAAAGTTCTGGTAGATCCCAAATATGGGGAGGTTTTAGGAATTCACATTATAGGAGCGAGAGCAGCTGATCTGATTGCGCAAGGGGTTATTGCTCAGGAATATGAAGTGACAGCTGAAGACATGTTCCGCATTTCTTACGCTCATCCGACTTATTCTGAAACTTTGAAGGAAGCTTATCTGATAGCATCTGGTCAGGGCGCAGTTAATATTTGA
- a CDS encoding adenylyltransferase/cytidyltransferase family protein: MKTERIGITFSSFDLLHAGHIKMLEEAKTICDYLIVGLQIDPSHERPNKNKPTQTIVERYIQLKAVNAVDEIIPYYTEEDLEDILKSFVIDVRIIGDDYLDKDFTGKKYCEEKGIEIYYNKRDHRFSSSDLRKRIFEAEKSKVPAAK, from the coding sequence ATGAAAACAGAAAGAATAGGGATTACATTCTCTTCATTTGATTTACTTCATGCAGGGCATATCAAAATGCTTGAAGAGGCAAAAACAATTTGTGATTATTTAATTGTTGGTTTACAGATTGACCCTTCACACGAACGTCCTAATAAAAATAAACCTACTCAAACGATAGTAGAACGATATATTCAGCTGAAAGCTGTCAATGCTGTTGATGAAATTATTCCGTATTATACTGAAGAAGATCTTGAAGACATTTTAAAATCATTTGTGATCGATGTAAGAATCATTGGAGATGATTATTTGGATAAAGACTTCACCGGGAAGAAGTATTGTGAGGAAAAAGGTATTGAGATCTATTACAATAAAAGAGATCATAGGTTTTCTTCCAGTGATCTGAGAAAGAGAATCTTTGAAGCGGAAAAAAGTAAAGTACCCGCTGCTAAATAA
- a CDS encoding TonB-dependent receptor domain-containing protein has product MNPTEIINIFTKKTLGLTFVLSAAAFAFAQEKVGVSGSVVNKTNQPVPYASVTFSNKENKLFSDAALTDEKGQYKLDLTPGNYDITVEAIDYKKNVINKQITATGNIGALSIEPEKSATNLKTQDIQGVTITVQAKPYKVELDKKTYDPSQDIVSKGGTLQDVLTNVPSVSVETDGTVSMRGSSNVRFLINGKPSALLGIDDGANALQSIPADQIEKIEVITNPSSKFEASGTAGILNIILKKNKKMGFNGSVIGTLGYLPQTALNTNLSWRKGKFTWFLNGGGGYRESKNTNRNNSIFSSGDTRQIDNESITKSKNDNYNASAGVTYDINDKTSLNASGTVRTFDNQSNGTINYYDYFTDNTSAFRQRLSTGNGNNLAFQGDLGLDHKFDDKGQNLSLSASLQRNRSNNDTEINDTRNGDFQLEDLVNQRTVNQSFIGKADYELPIGENSKIEAGYRLDVNKNNYNNMVMESTALHPLMSYLEDYSYNATYKEMFNAFYLQFKSKIGKLGYQIGLRDEISKVDINYLNLAGRMQKTTKNYNNLFPSVFLSYEIAKDNQFLVNYSRRIDRPRSFFMIPNPSYNDNQNIFDGNIDLNPSYVDSYEVGYSISKKSFTINPTLYYRRSTDDVKMLVYNTTINGVNTFHTKPINLGNDDRYGLDLNFNWDATKWLKFMGNVDLFGYKTTGTYTGPEVTQPVPFEGSGFSTRARLTSTFKVDKTFSFQLQGFYRGAQKTQSQDRKDMYAISLGASKTIWNGNGTISFNVQDIFNTRAMRITSYGPNFTRDSYMQWQPRQFALSLTYRFKQGEKIEQPKKKKDINANDTGGDEQGGPM; this is encoded by the coding sequence ATGAATCCAACGGAAATCATTAACATTTTCACAAAAAAAACCTTAGGGCTTACTTTTGTACTTTCGGCGGCAGCTTTTGCTTTTGCACAGGAAAAGGTAGGTGTTTCGGGCAGTGTGGTGAACAAAACCAATCAGCCAGTTCCTTATGCTTCAGTAACATTCAGTAATAAAGAAAATAAATTATTCAGTGATGCAGCACTTACCGATGAGAAAGGCCAGTATAAGCTAGATCTTACTCCGGGAAATTACGACATCACCGTTGAAGCTATCGATTACAAAAAAAATGTAATTAATAAACAGATTACAGCAACAGGAAATATCGGAGCCTTATCTATTGAACCTGAAAAAAGTGCTACCAATCTTAAAACCCAAGATATACAAGGTGTTACTATTACCGTACAGGCAAAGCCATATAAAGTGGAGCTAGATAAAAAAACATATGACCCTTCTCAGGATATTGTAAGCAAAGGAGGAACCCTCCAGGATGTTCTTACGAACGTACCCTCGGTTTCCGTAGAAACAGATGGTACTGTTTCTATGAGAGGAAGCTCTAATGTAAGATTTTTGATCAATGGTAAGCCGTCTGCATTATTAGGTATTGACGATGGCGCTAATGCTTTACAAAGTATTCCTGCTGATCAGATTGAGAAAATTGAAGTAATTACCAATCCTTCTTCAAAATTTGAGGCAAGTGGTACTGCCGGAATTCTAAACATTATTTTAAAGAAGAATAAAAAAATGGGATTCAATGGTAGTGTTATAGGAACATTAGGCTATCTTCCTCAAACTGCCCTCAATACTAATCTAAGCTGGAGAAAAGGAAAATTTACTTGGTTCTTGAATGGCGGTGGCGGATACAGAGAATCCAAGAATACCAACCGGAATAATTCAATATTCAGCAGTGGAGACACAAGACAAATAGACAATGAGTCTATCACAAAAAGTAAAAATGACAACTATAACGCTTCTGCCGGTGTAACGTACGATATTAATGATAAAACATCTTTAAATGCCTCCGGAACGGTAAGGACTTTTGATAATCAAAGTAACGGTACTATCAACTATTATGATTATTTTACTGATAATACATCAGCATTCAGACAGCGTTTAAGTACCGGAAACGGCAATAACCTGGCCTTTCAGGGGGATTTAGGATTAGATCACAAATTTGACGATAAAGGACAGAACCTTTCATTATCAGCAAGTTTACAAAGAAATCGTTCCAATAATGATACGGAGATCAATGATACAAGAAATGGTGATTTCCAGCTTGAAGATCTAGTAAATCAAAGAACCGTCAATCAATCATTTATAGGAAAAGCAGATTATGAACTTCCAATAGGTGAGAACTCTAAAATTGAAGCAGGATACAGACTTGATGTCAACAAAAATAACTATAACAACATGGTTATGGAAAGCACCGCATTACATCCTCTGATGTCATATCTTGAAGATTATTCTTATAATGCGACATATAAAGAGATGTTTAACGCTTTCTATCTTCAGTTTAAAAGTAAAATAGGGAAACTGGGATATCAGATAGGTTTAAGAGATGAAATCTCTAAAGTAGATATCAACTATTTAAACCTTGCCGGACGCATGCAAAAAACAACTAAAAATTACAATAACCTTTTCCCAAGTGTATTCCTAAGCTATGAGATTGCTAAAGACAATCAGTTTTTAGTTAATTATTCAAGAAGAATTGACCGCCCACGTTCTTTTTTTATGATTCCTAATCCAAGCTATAATGATAATCAAAATATCTTTGATGGAAATATTGACCTGAATCCTTCTTATGTAGATTCTTATGAAGTAGGATACAGTATTTCTAAAAAAAGCTTTACCATCAACCCTACTCTATATTACAGACGTTCTACTGATGATGTGAAAATGTTGGTTTATAATACAACTATTAACGGAGTTAACACTTTCCATACCAAACCCATCAACTTAGGAAACGATGATCGTTATGGTTTAGACTTGAATTTTAATTGGGATGCTACCAAATGGCTAAAGTTCATGGGTAACGTGGATTTATTTGGCTATAAAACAACAGGAACTTATACTGGTCCAGAAGTAACACAGCCTGTTCCTTTTGAAGGAAGTGGTTTTTCTACCAGAGCACGGCTTACTTCTACCTTTAAAGTAGATAAAACATTCAGTTTCCAACTTCAGGGATTCTATAGAGGGGCGCAGAAAACACAAAGCCAGGACAGAAAAGATATGTATGCAATAAGTTTAGGAGCTTCTAAAACCATTTGGAATGGTAACGGAACCATAAGCTTCAACGTTCAGGATATCTTTAATACCAGAGCTATGAGAATAACCAGTTATGGGCCAAATTTTACAAGAGATTCTTATATGCAATGGCAGCCGAGACAGTTTGCACTGTCTTTAACTTACAGATTTAAACAAGGCGAAAAAATAGAACAGCCTAAAAAGAAAAAAGACATCAATGCCAATGATACAGGTGGCGATGAACAAGGTGGCCCAATGTAA
- a CDS encoding winged helix-turn-helix transcriptional regulator, with product MSKKRSDCPISSSLEIWGDKWSLLIIRDLMLNKECTYGDFLKADEKIATNILASRLQHLLENGIIDKKDHPDSKLKILYHLTEKGIDLIPLIVEINLWGDKYLSTPADKKQLLENIKKDKQKFIEAARAYLTEK from the coding sequence ATGAGTAAAAAAAGATCAGATTGCCCCATTAGTTCTTCTCTCGAAATCTGGGGAGATAAATGGTCCTTATTAATCATCAGAGACCTCATGCTCAATAAAGAGTGTACGTATGGTGACTTTCTGAAGGCAGACGAAAAAATTGCTACCAACATTCTGGCTTCCAGATTGCAGCATTTGCTGGAAAACGGCATTATTGATAAAAAAGATCATCCGGATAGTAAATTAAAAATCTTATACCACCTCACAGAAAAAGGGATTGATCTGATTCCGTTGATTGTTGAAATTAATCTTTGGGGAGATAAATATCTGAGCACTCCGGCTGATAAGAAACAACTATTAGAAAATATAAAAAAAGACAAACAGAAATTCATAGAAGCCGCAAGAGCTTATCTTACAGAAAAGTAA